In Aspergillus oryzae RIB40 DNA, chromosome 6, one genomic interval encodes:
- the aspf1 gene encoding major allergen and cytotoxin AspF1 (predicted protein) codes for MVAINYSVLFTIQTVLFGGPGANVETDTGISTLANPRTYADLKCTVNDKPVTIGTDAVNYVHHHFPHPGNDDDPRRYPHQFFNKDEITWGNERCNKPEGGEQPVLLEFPILLDKSQKKAIQELYNYKQLKPRPEPGPCRIVTRKKGDDLCGVMCHIEYGKKNAKPGFKRCT; via the exons ATGGTTGCGATCAATTATAGTGTCCTCTTCACCATCCAGACTGTCCTTTTTGGAGGCCCTGGCGCTAATGTTGAGACTGATACTGGTATCAGCACCTTGGCAAATCCCAGGACCTACGCG GATCTCAAATGCACAGTAAACGATAAACCAGTCACTATCGGAACAGACGCAGTGAATTATGTTCACCATCACTTCCCACACCCCGGTAACGATGACGACCCCCGGAGATATCCTCACCAGTTTTTCAATAAAGATGAAATTACATGGGGCAACGAGAGGTGCAACAAACCAGAGGGTGGTGAACAGCCTGTTCTGCTTGAGTTTCCTATCTTGCTGGATAAGAGCCAAAAGAAGGCAATCCAGGAACTCTACAATTACAAGCAATTAAAACCCAGGCCGGAGCCAGGGCCTTGCCGCATCGTTACTCGAAAGAAGGGTGATGATCTGTGCGGTGTGATGTGTCACATTGAATatgggaagaagaatgccaaACCTGGCTTCAAACGCTGCACATGA